A stretch of the Neodiprion lecontei isolate iyNeoLeco1 chromosome 4, iyNeoLeco1.1, whole genome shotgun sequence genome encodes the following:
- the LOC107219247 gene encoding phosphatidylinositide phosphatase SAC2 isoform X2, whose translation MELFRTDTHFIFVKEQHSLWCDKLTGEFTARSDWEWATAVDPECLGTFYGVMGKIEQASVLDSRIMLIKEVEPVGELHGGHVVFKIKSVAFLPLGIDSTDIGLLPCKKHQNLPRKKGQGGLFDIPQKASFAKTWGSIKSATNTIKNTTQQAAALATSQVKSTVIKRSSSKEREKFEKRILDELSKIFMETDSFFFCRTGDITNTLQRQSAQRELGKGSCDRSKPLWQRVDDRFFWNKHMLQDIINLNSEKADCWILPIIQGYVQIEQCKVEIGYDCQQQFEIFNLAIISRRSRFRAGTRYKRRGVDDEGKCANYVETEQMVWYHDHQVSFVQVRGSVPVFWSQPGYKYRPPPRIDKGEAETQVAFEKHFKDELSLYGPICVINLVEQTGKEKIIWEAYSNHLLMFDHPDLTYATFDFHEYCRGMHFENVSILIGSLANIISEMGYCWRDKQGTICTQTGTFRVNCIDCLDRTNVVQTALGKAVMEMQFTKLGLIPPEGTLPANIRQTFQLLWANNGDIISKQYAGTNALKGDYTRTGERKFTGLMKDGMNSANRYYLNRFKDVYRQATIDMMLGNAVSEEIFQERNDEEDNAATADHVKLLIEDCKKLLIPDPEFILGSWGLIDADPVTGDPTETDMDTILILTRDSYYVADYDDQIDKVTNYQRVSLADITQVEFGQPENTVSLFKNKQHHCVRISYKVNGEVGFFHMFRSTNLRFFNNMAVVIKTEEETVESLRAICEAISVAMEIAELPNIPVAMNVMLDRRRSKLVHSKGSTGLLDISSLPELTRNVSETQLLALKSAGTKALSNMTEQFSKLNKLSHSFNAKRPIDIAKSLERKLDGSSSKPIFTVGNRDIEGNSNSKSINSNSSSEDDANAEVSPDQIQSKNRDQSFVRDQRLPEAYMPTVGIVMGVKNEEKSGHGKKQANESLGRNVHSASYLEENPDVEPIVDRLNLISTSKSGASTLSPSPQKTAANTPEITIQGVGEGCIEDKEKVTPPNTLNLSKNISHSSGEVDHNAMRQNSPANTLFNDETHSRMQDKKRANSEQDLTLNITSSQSESALKSIRSNIVNIANVTSPVAVSAKDILSPFSKFAKGVQNLGANLDPRKLKQGQAGMPRNLSDHHLEQQQRLRERWGKCKSRLIAL comes from the exons ATGGAGCTGTTCCGTACTGATACGCATTTCATATTCGTCAAAGAGCAGCACAGCCTGTGGTGTGACAAGTTGACTGGTGAATTTACTGCTAGATCAG ACTGGGAATGGGCGACAGCCGTTGATCCGGAATGTCTTGGTACATTCTACGGAGTAATGGGAAAAATCGAACAGGCTTCTGTTTTGGACTCTCGTATAATGTTGATAAAGGAGGTTGAACCTGTTGGCGAGCTTCACGGCGGGCACGTCGTTTTCAAGATCAAGTCAGTTGCGTTTTTGCCACTAGGAATTGACAGTACAGACATCGGCCTACTGCCTTGCAAGAAGCATCAAAATTTACCGCGAAAAAAAGGCCAGGGAGGACTGTTCGACATACCGCAAAAAGCCAGCTTCGCAAAGACCTGGGGCTCCATCAAGAGCGCAACAAACACGATAAAAAACACAACACAGCAAGCTGCCGCCTTGGCTACGTCACAG GTGAAAAGTACCGTGATTAAGAGAAGTAGCAGcaaagagagggaaaaatttgaaaaacgtatACTCGATGAGCTCAGCAAAATATTTATGGAAACagattctttcttcttttgtcGAACTGGCGACATCACCAATACTCTTCAGAGACAGTCTGCACAAAGGGAGCTAGGCAAGGGTAGCTGTGACAGGAGCAAACCGCTCTGGCAAAGAGTTgatgacagatttttttggAACAAGCACATGCTTCAGGACATCATCAACTTAAAC agtGAAAAGGCAGACTGTTGGATATTGCCCATTATCCAAGGCTATGTGCAAATCGAGCAGTGCAAGGTCGAGATCGGTTATGACTGTCAGCAACAGTTCGAGATTTTCAATCTTGCAATTATATCCAGAAGAAGCAGATTCAGAGCTGGAACCAG ataTAAACGTCGCGGCGTAGACGATGAGGGAAAGTGTGCTAATTACGTTGAAACGGAACAAATGGTTTGGTATCACGATCATCAAGTATCCTTTGTACAGGTGCGTGGAAGTGTTCCTGTATTCTGGTCGCAACCAGGATACAAGTACAGGCCGCCACCCAGAATAGATAAAG GAGAGGCTGAGACACAAGTTGCGTTTGAGAAACATTTCAAAGACGAGCTTTCTCTCTATGGGCCAATTTGTGTAATAAATCTGGTCGAACAAactggaaaagaaaaaattatatgggAGGCTTACAGCAATCATCTTTTGATGTTTGATCATCCTGATTTGACCTACGCTACATTTGACTTTCACGAATACTG TCGAGGGATGCATTTCGAAAACGTATCAATACTCATCGGTTCATTGGCTAATATCATATCGGAAATGGGATACTGCTGGCGAGACAAGCAGGGCACAATTTGCACCCAGACAGGCACGTTTCGCGTTAACTGCATAGACTGCCTGGACAGGACAAACGTTGTTCAAACCGCCTTGGGAAAGGCGGTCATGGAAATGCAATTTACAAAGCTGGGATTAATACCACCGGAAGGAACACTACCCGCCAATATTCGCCAGACCTTTCAGCTACTCTGGGCGAACAACGGTGACATTATAAGTAAACAGTACGCCGGCACCAACGCTCTCAAG GGTGATTACACCAGGACTGGGGAAAGAAAGTTCACTGGACTGATGAAGGATGGAATGAACTCTGCGAACAG ATACTATTTGAATCGATTCAAAGATGTCTACAGGCAGGCGACAATTGACATGATGTTAGGAAATGCAGTTTCCGAAGAAATATTCCAGGaacgaaatgacgaagaagaTAATGCAGCAACCGCCGATCATGTTAAGTTGCTTATTGAGGACTGCAAAAAACTTCTTATTCCAGATCCAGAATTTATTCTTGGAAGTTGGGGACTCATCGACGCAGACCCGGT AACTGGCGACCCTACAGAAACTGACATGGATACAATACTTATCCTTACGCGGGACAGCTACTACGTTGCTGACTACGACGATCAGATTGATAAGGTGACGAACTACCAGAGGGTATCATTGGCTGACATTACACAAGTCGAGTTTGGCCAGCCTGAGAACACTGTTTCGCTGTTTAAGAATAAACAACACCACTGTGTACGAATTAGTTACAAGGTGAATGGCGAAGTGGGCTTTTTTCACATGTTTCGATCAACAAATCTGAGGTTCTTCAACAACATGGCTGTAGTGATAAAAACCGAAGAGGAAACTGTAG AATCTCTAAGGGCCATCTGCGAGGCGATATCTGTTGCAATGGAGATCGCCGAGTTACCCAATATTCCTGTTGCTATGAACGTCATGCTGGACAGACGACGAAGCAAATTAGTACACTCAAAGGGCTCTACTGGACTTTTGGACATCTCATCGCTTCCGGAATTAACGAGGAACGTGTCCGAGACGCAATTGTTAGCTCTAAAAAGTGCAG gGACAAAAGCTCTGAGCAACATGACTGAGCAATTCAGTAAACTGAATAAACTGAGTCACAGTTTCAACGCGAAGAGGCCGATAGATATAGCGAAAAGCTTGGAACGAAAACTGGACGGATCCTCATCTAAGCCCATTTTCACTGTGGGAAATCGTGATATAGAGGGAAATTCGAACAGCAAATCGATCAATAGTAACAGCAGCAGTGAGGATGACGCGAATGCTGAAGTTTCTCCCGATCAGATTCAGTCGAAGAATCGGGACCAGAGTTTTGTGCGGGATCAGAGACTTCCGGAAGCCTACATGCCGACGGTGGGAATTGTAATGGGAGTgaagaacgaagaaaaaagcggACACGGAAAAAAACAGGCCAACGAATCGTTGGGTAGAAATGTTCACAGCGCTTCGTATCTGGAGGAAAATCCTGACGTGGAGCCAATCGTAGACAGACTTAACCTTATATCGACGTCAAAGTCCGGAGCGAGTACGCTGAGTCCTTCGCCACAGAAAACTGCCGCCAATACACCCGAGATTACGATTCAGGGTGTCGGCGAAGGTTGCATTGAAGACAAGGAGAAAGTCACACCTCCCAACACTTTGAATCTTTCTAAAAACATCAGTCATTCGTCGGGTGAAGTCGACCACAACGCGATGCGCCAAAATTCCCCGGCTAACACTCTGTTCAATGATGAAACTCACAGTAGAATGCAGGATAAGAAGAGAGCGAACTCCGAGCAGGATTTGACCCTTAATATCACTTCGTCTCAGAGCGAATCGGCTCTCAAATCAATTCGAAGCAATATCGTAAATATCGCAAACGTTACCAGTCCTGTCGCAGTTTCGGCTAAAGATATTCTATCACCGTTCTCGAAGTTCGCTAAAGGCGTGCAAAACTTGGGAGCCAATCTGGACcccagaaaattgaaacaggGTCAGGCTGGTATGCCCAGAAATTTGTCCGACCATCACCTTGAGCAGCAACAGAGGCTGCGGGAGAGATGGGGGAAATGTAAGTCGAGGTTGATAGCTTTGTAA
- the LOC107219247 gene encoding phosphatidylinositide phosphatase SAC2 isoform X1: MELFRTDTHFIFVKEQHSLWCDKLTGEFTARSDWEWATAVDPECLGTFYGVMGKIEQASVLDSRIMLIKEVEPVGELHGGHVVFKIKSVAFLPLGIDSTDIGLLPCKKHQNLPRKKGQGGLFDIPQKASFAKTWGSIKSATNTIKNTTQQAAALATSQVKSTVIKRSSSKEREKFEKRILDELSKIFMETDSFFFCRTGDITNTLQRQSAQRELGKGSCDRSKPLWQRVDDRFFWNKHMLQDIINLNSEKADCWILPIIQGYVQIEQCKVEIGYDCQQQFEIFNLAIISRRSRFRAGTRYKRRGVDDEGKCANYVETEQMVWYHDHQVSFVQVRGSVPVFWSQPGYKYRPPPRIDKGEAETQVAFEKHFKDELSLYGPICVINLVEQTGKEKIIWEAYSNHLLMFDHPDLTYATFDFHEYCRGMHFENVSILIGSLANIISEMGYCWRDKQGTICTQTGTFRVNCIDCLDRTNVVQTALGKAVMEMQFTKLGLIPPEGTLPANIRQTFQLLWANNGDIISKQYAGTNALKGDYTRTGERKFTGLMKDGMNSANRYFQQHFKDDLRQAAIDILLGYPILIDELKRDWSDYLDIIDNCSRELIPIQPPPIELIIANWPEFLYANAMYHLGRYYLNRFKDVYRQATIDMMLGNAVSEEIFQERNDEEDNAATADHVKLLIEDCKKLLIPDPEFILGSWGLIDADPVTGDPTETDMDTILILTRDSYYVADYDDQIDKVTNYQRVSLADITQVEFGQPENTVSLFKNKQHHCVRISYKVNGEVGFFHMFRSTNLRFFNNMAVVIKTEEETVESLRAICEAISVAMEIAELPNIPVAMNVMLDRRRSKLVHSKGSTGLLDISSLPELTRNVSETQLLALKSAGTKALSNMTEQFSKLNKLSHSFNAKRPIDIAKSLERKLDGSSSKPIFTVGNRDIEGNSNSKSINSNSSSEDDANAEVSPDQIQSKNRDQSFVRDQRLPEAYMPTVGIVMGVKNEEKSGHGKKQANESLGRNVHSASYLEENPDVEPIVDRLNLISTSKSGASTLSPSPQKTAANTPEITIQGVGEGCIEDKEKVTPPNTLNLSKNISHSSGEVDHNAMRQNSPANTLFNDETHSRMQDKKRANSEQDLTLNITSSQSESALKSIRSNIVNIANVTSPVAVSAKDILSPFSKFAKGVQNLGANLDPRKLKQGQAGMPRNLSDHHLEQQQRLRERWGKCKSRLIAL; this comes from the exons ATGGAGCTGTTCCGTACTGATACGCATTTCATATTCGTCAAAGAGCAGCACAGCCTGTGGTGTGACAAGTTGACTGGTGAATTTACTGCTAGATCAG ACTGGGAATGGGCGACAGCCGTTGATCCGGAATGTCTTGGTACATTCTACGGAGTAATGGGAAAAATCGAACAGGCTTCTGTTTTGGACTCTCGTATAATGTTGATAAAGGAGGTTGAACCTGTTGGCGAGCTTCACGGCGGGCACGTCGTTTTCAAGATCAAGTCAGTTGCGTTTTTGCCACTAGGAATTGACAGTACAGACATCGGCCTACTGCCTTGCAAGAAGCATCAAAATTTACCGCGAAAAAAAGGCCAGGGAGGACTGTTCGACATACCGCAAAAAGCCAGCTTCGCAAAGACCTGGGGCTCCATCAAGAGCGCAACAAACACGATAAAAAACACAACACAGCAAGCTGCCGCCTTGGCTACGTCACAG GTGAAAAGTACCGTGATTAAGAGAAGTAGCAGcaaagagagggaaaaatttgaaaaacgtatACTCGATGAGCTCAGCAAAATATTTATGGAAACagattctttcttcttttgtcGAACTGGCGACATCACCAATACTCTTCAGAGACAGTCTGCACAAAGGGAGCTAGGCAAGGGTAGCTGTGACAGGAGCAAACCGCTCTGGCAAAGAGTTgatgacagatttttttggAACAAGCACATGCTTCAGGACATCATCAACTTAAAC agtGAAAAGGCAGACTGTTGGATATTGCCCATTATCCAAGGCTATGTGCAAATCGAGCAGTGCAAGGTCGAGATCGGTTATGACTGTCAGCAACAGTTCGAGATTTTCAATCTTGCAATTATATCCAGAAGAAGCAGATTCAGAGCTGGAACCAG ataTAAACGTCGCGGCGTAGACGATGAGGGAAAGTGTGCTAATTACGTTGAAACGGAACAAATGGTTTGGTATCACGATCATCAAGTATCCTTTGTACAGGTGCGTGGAAGTGTTCCTGTATTCTGGTCGCAACCAGGATACAAGTACAGGCCGCCACCCAGAATAGATAAAG GAGAGGCTGAGACACAAGTTGCGTTTGAGAAACATTTCAAAGACGAGCTTTCTCTCTATGGGCCAATTTGTGTAATAAATCTGGTCGAACAAactggaaaagaaaaaattatatgggAGGCTTACAGCAATCATCTTTTGATGTTTGATCATCCTGATTTGACCTACGCTACATTTGACTTTCACGAATACTG TCGAGGGATGCATTTCGAAAACGTATCAATACTCATCGGTTCATTGGCTAATATCATATCGGAAATGGGATACTGCTGGCGAGACAAGCAGGGCACAATTTGCACCCAGACAGGCACGTTTCGCGTTAACTGCATAGACTGCCTGGACAGGACAAACGTTGTTCAAACCGCCTTGGGAAAGGCGGTCATGGAAATGCAATTTACAAAGCTGGGATTAATACCACCGGAAGGAACACTACCCGCCAATATTCGCCAGACCTTTCAGCTACTCTGGGCGAACAACGGTGACATTATAAGTAAACAGTACGCCGGCACCAACGCTCTCAAG GGTGATTACACCAGGACTGGGGAAAGAAAGTTCACTGGACTGATGAAGGATGGAATGAACTCTGCGAACAG atattttcaacaacacTTTAAGGATGACCTGCGTCAGGCAGCTATTGACATCCTCCTAGGCTATCCAATCCTCATTGACGAACTCAAGAGAGATTGGTCTGACTACTTAGACATCATTGACAATTGCAGTCGCGAATTAATACCCATACAACCGCCACCCATAGAGTTAATCATCGCCAATTGGCCAGAATTTTTATACGCTAACGCCATGTACCACTTAGGCAG ATACTATTTGAATCGATTCAAAGATGTCTACAGGCAGGCGACAATTGACATGATGTTAGGAAATGCAGTTTCCGAAGAAATATTCCAGGaacgaaatgacgaagaagaTAATGCAGCAACCGCCGATCATGTTAAGTTGCTTATTGAGGACTGCAAAAAACTTCTTATTCCAGATCCAGAATTTATTCTTGGAAGTTGGGGACTCATCGACGCAGACCCGGT AACTGGCGACCCTACAGAAACTGACATGGATACAATACTTATCCTTACGCGGGACAGCTACTACGTTGCTGACTACGACGATCAGATTGATAAGGTGACGAACTACCAGAGGGTATCATTGGCTGACATTACACAAGTCGAGTTTGGCCAGCCTGAGAACACTGTTTCGCTGTTTAAGAATAAACAACACCACTGTGTACGAATTAGTTACAAGGTGAATGGCGAAGTGGGCTTTTTTCACATGTTTCGATCAACAAATCTGAGGTTCTTCAACAACATGGCTGTAGTGATAAAAACCGAAGAGGAAACTGTAG AATCTCTAAGGGCCATCTGCGAGGCGATATCTGTTGCAATGGAGATCGCCGAGTTACCCAATATTCCTGTTGCTATGAACGTCATGCTGGACAGACGACGAAGCAAATTAGTACACTCAAAGGGCTCTACTGGACTTTTGGACATCTCATCGCTTCCGGAATTAACGAGGAACGTGTCCGAGACGCAATTGTTAGCTCTAAAAAGTGCAG gGACAAAAGCTCTGAGCAACATGACTGAGCAATTCAGTAAACTGAATAAACTGAGTCACAGTTTCAACGCGAAGAGGCCGATAGATATAGCGAAAAGCTTGGAACGAAAACTGGACGGATCCTCATCTAAGCCCATTTTCACTGTGGGAAATCGTGATATAGAGGGAAATTCGAACAGCAAATCGATCAATAGTAACAGCAGCAGTGAGGATGACGCGAATGCTGAAGTTTCTCCCGATCAGATTCAGTCGAAGAATCGGGACCAGAGTTTTGTGCGGGATCAGAGACTTCCGGAAGCCTACATGCCGACGGTGGGAATTGTAATGGGAGTgaagaacgaagaaaaaagcggACACGGAAAAAAACAGGCCAACGAATCGTTGGGTAGAAATGTTCACAGCGCTTCGTATCTGGAGGAAAATCCTGACGTGGAGCCAATCGTAGACAGACTTAACCTTATATCGACGTCAAAGTCCGGAGCGAGTACGCTGAGTCCTTCGCCACAGAAAACTGCCGCCAATACACCCGAGATTACGATTCAGGGTGTCGGCGAAGGTTGCATTGAAGACAAGGAGAAAGTCACACCTCCCAACACTTTGAATCTTTCTAAAAACATCAGTCATTCGTCGGGTGAAGTCGACCACAACGCGATGCGCCAAAATTCCCCGGCTAACACTCTGTTCAATGATGAAACTCACAGTAGAATGCAGGATAAGAAGAGAGCGAACTCCGAGCAGGATTTGACCCTTAATATCACTTCGTCTCAGAGCGAATCGGCTCTCAAATCAATTCGAAGCAATATCGTAAATATCGCAAACGTTACCAGTCCTGTCGCAGTTTCGGCTAAAGATATTCTATCACCGTTCTCGAAGTTCGCTAAAGGCGTGCAAAACTTGGGAGCCAATCTGGACcccagaaaattgaaacaggGTCAGGCTGGTATGCCCAGAAATTTGTCCGACCATCACCTTGAGCAGCAACAGAGGCTGCGGGAGAGATGGGGGAAATGTAAGTCGAGGTTGATAGCTTTGTAA